A stretch of the Staphylococcus sp. NRL 16/872 genome encodes the following:
- a CDS encoding inositol monophosphatase family protein produces MELNQLQHIDQHIAQWLEHLDNVIPRLIAEMTTDTKVDRFDLVTNVDKQLQHQFEEYLAEHFPGHQLLGEEKSNDSIKPYEGHLWIMDPIDGTANLVKQQEDYCIILAYFENGEPQLSYIYDYPHRKLYKAIKGQGAYMNEQPLQPPKEVRLEDAIISFGSEYINDRATKALYNAAFGVRYIGACGLDSVRVIKGQFGAHMNTNPKPWDIAAQFLFAKQLGLKMTRLDGQPLDFAKGGPFIISNKGCYEDMLSILNEGNGYLK; encoded by the coding sequence ATGGAACTAAACCAACTTCAACATATTGATCAGCACATTGCACAATGGCTTGAACATTTAGACAATGTGATACCTAGGTTGATTGCTGAAATGACTACAGACACTAAAGTGGATCGCTTTGATTTAGTAACAAATGTTGATAAGCAATTACAACATCAATTTGAGGAGTATCTTGCTGAACATTTTCCGGGGCATCAATTATTAGGTGAAGAAAAAAGCAATGATTCGATTAAACCTTATGAAGGTCATTTATGGATTATGGATCCAATTGATGGTACTGCTAATTTAGTTAAACAACAGGAAGATTATTGTATCATTTTAGCTTACTTTGAAAATGGAGAACCACAACTTTCATATATTTATGATTACCCACATAGAAAACTTTATAAAGCGATTAAAGGACAAGGCGCATATATGAACGAGCAACCTTTACAACCACCTAAGGAAGTTAGACTGGAAGATGCTATCATTTCTTTTGGCTCTGAATATATTAATGACCGTGCAACTAAAGCATTATACAATGCGGCGTTTGGTGTGAGATATATTGGGGCATGTGGTTTAGATTCTGTGCGTGTGATTAAAGGGCAATTTGGTGCACATATGAATACTAATCCTAAACCATGGGATATTGCGGCTCAATTCTTATTTGCCAAACAACTTGGCTTAAAGATGACACGATTAGATGGTCAACCTCTCGACTTTGCTAAAGGTGGTCCGTTCATTATTAGTAATAAAGGGTGCTACGAAGACATGTTATCTATTTTGAATGAAGGAAACGGTTATTTAAAGTAG
- a CDS encoding DUF1641 domain-containing protein: MAERISKIKRLEKSQEQIKQESLIEVTDAIAENKDSILKAIRIVKALDEAKILDLMNGGIRGRQVIVNKFMTELNKDLYAGLITNLAPMVFMLGELNVQELSQFLNKLNKGLHVANQASPNAKTTVRSLMGVLKDDDMNRSLTYMLNLLKGMSRGED, translated from the coding sequence ATGGCTGAAAGAATTAGTAAAATCAAACGTTTAGAAAAGTCACAAGAGCAAATTAAACAAGAAAGTTTAATCGAAGTAACCGATGCAATTGCTGAAAATAAAGATAGTATTTTAAAAGCAATCCGCATTGTTAAAGCTTTAGATGAAGCTAAGATTCTTGATTTAATGAATGGTGGAATTAGAGGCCGTCAAGTGATTGTCAATAAATTCATGACTGAACTTAACAAAGATTTATATGCTGGATTAATTACTAATTTAGCACCTATGGTCTTTATGTTAGGCGAATTAAATGTTCAAGAATTAAGCCAATTCTTGAATAAATTAAATAAAGGTCTTCACGTGGCTAACCAAGCAAGTCCTAATGCTAAAACAACTGTACGTAGTTTAATGGGCGTGCTTAAAGATGACGATATGAATCGTAGCTTAACTTATATGTTAAACTTACTTAAAGGTATGTCTAGAGGCGAAGATTAA
- a CDS encoding LCP family protein, translated as MRSTRSKMSLPMKILLWIIGILVVLATVAVIFIVASIYVTGDKIHNPLNRQHSELRSNNVNLKNGDPFTIALFGVDSDAQRKNVNDGERSDSIMLLSINPSKKTTEIVSIPRDTQAEIVGRNSTEKINHAYAYGGPTMAVKSIEKLMNVPVDHYATIDMDGLHEMIDALGGVDVVSNDTFTVNGTHFTKGQNTHIDGKTAMEFIRSRKEEGAGGDFGRQERQQLVLQAMANKMTSASALTHFPSLIGEIQKNVTTDLTLSDMNAIRSNYKDANNTVSRHQLDGHGGIQSDGLWYFIPNDSSKQQASDLLNNNLDK; from the coding sequence ATGCGTAGCACTCGAAGTAAGATGAGCCTGCCCATGAAGATTTTACTATGGATAATTGGAATTTTAGTTGTATTAGCCACTGTAGCAGTTATTTTTATAGTTGCTAGTATTTATGTTACTGGTGACAAAATTCATAACCCTTTGAACCGTCAACACTCAGAATTACGGTCTAATAATGTTAATTTAAAAAATGGTGACCCATTTACAATCGCATTATTTGGTGTCGATTCTGATGCCCAACGTAAAAATGTAAACGATGGGGAACGTAGTGATTCAATAATGTTATTATCAATAAATCCATCGAAAAAGACGACAGAGATAGTAAGTATTCCTCGTGATACACAAGCTGAAATTGTAGGCCGTAATTCTACAGAAAAAATTAACCATGCTTACGCATATGGTGGCCCAACAATGGCAGTTAAATCTATTGAAAAATTAATGAACGTTCCTGTTGATCATTATGCCACTATTGATATGGATGGCTTACATGAAATGATTGATGCATTAGGTGGCGTAGATGTAGTAAGTAACGATACGTTCACTGTAAACGGTACACATTTTACTAAAGGACAAAACACACACATAGATGGTAAAACTGCTATGGAATTCATCAGAAGTCGTAAAGAAGAAGGCGCAGGTGGTGACTTTGGTCGCCAAGAGCGTCAACAACTTGTATTACAAGCGATGGCAAATAAAATGACGAGTGCTTCTGCATTAACTCATTTCCCATCATTGATTGGAGAAATTCAAAAGAATGTAACGACAGATCTAACTTTAAGTGATATGAATGCGATTAGAAGCAATTACAAAGACGCTAATAATACTGTAAGTCGTCATCAACTAGATGGCCATGGTGGCATTCAAAGTGATGGGCTATGGTACTTTATTCCTAATGATTCTTCTAAACAACAAGCTTCAGATTTACTCAATAACAATTTAGATAAATAA
- the fdhF gene encoding formate dehydrogenase subunit alpha, with protein MQEHLIVTLDGTDYLVEPGTSLLEFIKSRDTFVPSICYNESMGPIQTCDTCMVEIDGKIERACSTVVDRPMTVNTQNKDVKASQKEALDRILEKHMLYCTVCDYNNGDCEIHNAMDAWGLQEQSYEYKEKPYEKDYGPFYRYDPDQCILCGRCVEACQDIEVNETISIDWDREHPRVIWDNDVPINESSCVSCGQCATVCPCNAMMEVNMEGNAGYMTDTEPGSLAAMIDLTKKAEPGDGLLFAVSDSEAEMRKERIKKTKTVCTYCGVGCSFDVWTKDREILKMQPSHDSPANKIATCVKGKFSWGHINSDQRLTKPLVRKDGEFHEVEWDEALDVIETNFKRIKNEYGGEHLAFIASSKGTNEESYLMQKLSRQVFGSNNVDNCSRYCQAPATKGLFRTVGHGGDSGSIEDLERAAMTVLIGTNTAEAHPVIASRIKRGQKLFGSKMHVFDIRKHEMAERADAFYQPKPGTDLVWLGAATKYIIDNDLHDKQFLNDWVDNFDEYYKSLELFTMDFAEDATGIPKEQIISFAEEAAKAESMSICWAMGVTQQDIGSDTSTAISNLLLVTGNYRKPGSGAYPLRGHNNVQGASDMGSMPDQFPGYQKVADDEVRAKFEKEYGVKLNPKPGRDNHQMMEGIHNGEIQSLYLYGEDTGIVDSNINFVQSALEKVEFLVVQDEFLTFTATYADVVLPASPSLEKDGTFTNTERRIQRINKALQPLGDSKPDWEIFQLIAQRMGADWNYTHPSEIMDEVARLTPSYSGVSYDRLEGFNSLQWPVAPDGTDEPTLYMNGFNFDNGRAKLFPLTFDNFFKEDEVYDLHVNNGRLLEHFHEGNMTYQTEMIKYKMPNAFVEISPELAKDRDIHEGAEIRLISETGEATLIATITDRVKGKEIYIPLNNDAMSNGDLGAINKLTNSDVDKYTDTPSYKRTSCRMEVLTRKGKSPLNPTNFRVDKHRHPQYSVQVQKKWERPDYVFPGNVVDK; from the coding sequence ATGCAAGAACATTTAATCGTGACGCTTGACGGTACAGATTATCTTGTGGAACCTGGAACAAGTTTACTCGAGTTTATTAAATCTCGTGATACTTTCGTACCTTCAATTTGTTATAACGAATCGATGGGGCCTATTCAAACATGTGATACATGTATGGTTGAAATCGATGGCAAAATTGAACGTGCGTGTAGTACGGTTGTAGATCGTCCTATGACGGTAAATACTCAAAATAAAGACGTCAAAGCAAGTCAAAAAGAAGCATTAGACAGAATCTTAGAAAAACATATGTTGTATTGTACAGTGTGTGATTACAACAATGGTGATTGTGAAATTCATAATGCCATGGACGCATGGGGCTTACAAGAGCAATCATATGAATATAAAGAAAAACCTTATGAAAAAGATTACGGTCCATTCTATCGTTATGATCCAGACCAATGTATCTTATGTGGACGTTGTGTCGAAGCATGTCAAGACATCGAAGTTAACGAAACAATTTCAATTGACTGGGATCGTGAACATCCACGTGTAATTTGGGATAATGACGTACCTATTAATGAATCATCATGTGTATCTTGTGGTCAATGTGCAACAGTTTGTCCATGTAACGCCATGATGGAAGTTAATATGGAAGGTAATGCAGGTTACATGACTGATACTGAACCAGGTTCATTAGCAGCTATGATCGATTTAACTAAGAAAGCCGAACCAGGCGATGGCTTATTATTCGCAGTTTCAGATTCAGAAGCAGAAATGCGTAAAGAACGCATTAAGAAAACGAAAACAGTTTGTACATATTGTGGTGTAGGTTGCTCATTTGATGTATGGACTAAAGATAGAGAAATCTTAAAAATGCAACCATCACACGATTCACCAGCAAATAAAATTGCAACATGTGTCAAAGGTAAATTCTCTTGGGGTCACATCAATTCTGATCAACGTTTAACTAAACCACTTGTTAGAAAAGATGGCGAATTCCATGAAGTAGAATGGGACGAAGCACTTGATGTCATTGAAACAAACTTCAAACGTATTAAAAATGAATACGGCGGCGAACATTTAGCATTTATCGCTTCTTCTAAAGGTACAAACGAAGAATCATACTTAATGCAAAAGCTATCTCGCCAAGTATTTGGTTCAAACAATGTTGATAACTGTTCTAGATATTGCCAAGCACCAGCAACAAAAGGTTTATTCCGTACTGTTGGTCATGGTGGTGACTCAGGTTCAATTGAAGATTTAGAAAGAGCAGCTATGACAGTATTAATTGGTACAAATACTGCTGAAGCCCATCCAGTCATTGCTTCACGTATTAAACGTGGTCAAAAATTATTCGGCTCAAAAATGCATGTATTTGATATCAGAAAACATGAAATGGCTGAACGCGCCGATGCATTCTATCAACCTAAGCCAGGTACTGACTTAGTATGGTTAGGCGCTGCAACGAAATATATCATTGATAATGACTTACATGACAAACAATTCTTAAATGATTGGGTAGATAACTTTGATGAATACTATAAATCATTAGAATTATTTACAATGGATTTTGCTGAAGATGCAACAGGTATTCCTAAAGAACAAATCATTAGCTTTGCTGAAGAAGCTGCTAAAGCAGAATCAATGTCAATTTGTTGGGCTATGGGTGTTACTCAACAAGATATCGGTAGTGACACAAGTACAGCAATCTCAAACTTACTACTTGTAACAGGTAACTATAGAAAACCTGGTTCAGGTGCATACCCATTACGTGGTCACAATAACGTACAAGGTGCGAGTGATATGGGAAGTATGCCAGACCAATTCCCAGGTTATCAAAAAGTTGCCGATGACGAAGTAAGAGCTAAGTTTGAAAAAGAATACGGTGTGAAATTAAATCCTAAACCAGGACGCGACAATCACCAAATGATGGAAGGTATCCATAACGGTGAAATTCAATCATTATACTTATATGGTGAAGATACTGGTATCGTAGACTCTAACATCAACTTCGTACAATCTGCATTAGAAAAAGTAGAATTCTTAGTTGTACAAGATGAATTCTTAACATTTACAGCAACTTATGCTGATGTTGTATTACCAGCAAGTCCATCACTTGAAAAAGACGGTACATTCACTAACACAGAACGTCGTATTCAACGTATTAATAAAGCATTACAACCATTAGGCGATTCTAAACCAGACTGGGAAATCTTCCAATTAATCGCTCAAAGAATGGGTGCAGATTGGAACTACACGCATCCTTCAGAAATCATGGATGAAGTTGCTCGCTTAACACCATCATACTCAGGTGTAAGTTATGATCGTTTAGAAGGCTTTAATAGTTTACAATGGCCTGTTGCTCCAGATGGCACAGACGAACCAACATTGTATATGAACGGCTTTAACTTTGATAATGGTCGAGCTAAATTATTCCCATTAACATTTGATAACTTCTTCAAAGAAGACGAAGTATATGACTTACACGTGAACAACGGTCGTTTACTTGAACACTTCCATGAAGGTAACATGACTTATCAAACAGAAATGATTAAATACAAAATGCCTAATGCATTTGTTGAAATTTCTCCAGAGCTTGCGAAAGATCGTGATATTCATGAAGGTGCTGAAATACGATTAATTTCAGAAACTGGGGAAGCAACATTAATTGCAACAATTACAGATCGCGTAAAAGGTAAAGAGATTTATATTCCATTAAATAATGACGCAATGTCTAACGGTGACTTAGGTGCTATCAATAAATTAACCAACAGTGATGTTGATAAATATACTGATACACCATCATATAAACGTACAAGCTGTCGTATGGAAGTATTAACACGTAAAGGTAAATCACCATTAAACCCAACAAACTTCCGTGTTGATAAACACCGTCATCCGCAATATAGTGTCCAAGTACAGAAAAAATGGGAACGTCCAGATTATGTTTTCCCAGGAAATGTGGTGGATAAATAA